The proteins below are encoded in one region of Apostichopus japonicus isolate 1M-3 chromosome 4, ASM3797524v1, whole genome shotgun sequence:
- the LOC139967103 gene encoding uncharacterized protein encodes MVAESSWPERHHIPSCSFIQQSLLEVCNSSECSERFPKTGIYPLNRYIFQEHEFAAADVTDRPLPEQQQLIRPELQSENSDTVMEETDENVPDQQSTSAPTSPAGSEPTSSVGSAANTPIQQKVNQSEQSLPQGQVGLIEAGETEKQLPNSSHQVSVSADVHPPPRTEKQPANFIMPMDISPPPKAPASNTSSMKRKSTMTGAQILTSSPYKAHLTEAEHEKTLALNQKEAKKREREQKRKDKENNKRKKGPVPVMKAILRMKGRPAKKGAGRKSTVAKQLSAKFSSATAQDDEQSANKQDDT; translated from the coding sequence ATGGTTGCAGAATCATCCTGGCCGGAACGTCACCATATACCAAGTTGCTCGTTTATTCAACAAAGCTTACTTGAAGTCTGCAACAGCTCTGAATGCAGCGAGCGGTTTCCAAAAACCGGGATATATCCTTTGAACCGGTATATCTTTCAGGAGCACGAATTTGCTGCAGCGGATGTAACAGATCGGCCACTTCCGGAGCAACAGCAGCTTATTAGGCCTGAACTACAGTCTGAAAACTCGGACACAGTGATGGAGGAAACTGATGAGAATGTCCCCGATCAGCAGAGCACATCAGCGCCCACAAGTCCAGCTGGCTCTGAACCAACATCATCAGTAGGATCAGCGGCAAACACCCCTATCCAGCAAAAAGTGAACCAATCAGAACAGTCATTGCCCCAAGGACAAGTAGGCCTAATCGAGGCTGGAGAGACTGAGAAGCAGCTTCCAAATAGTTCTCACCAAGTAAGCGTTTCCGCCGATGTGCACCCCCCGCCAAGAACAGAAAAACAGCCGGCCAATTTCATCATGCCCATGGATATCTCACCTCCTCCTAAGGCACCTGCATCAAACACTTCATCAATGAAGAGGAAGAGCACGATGACAGGGGCGCAAATTTTAACCAGCAGTCCATATAAAGCCCATCTCACCGAGGCTGAACATGAGAAAACACTCGCGCTGAACCAGAAGGAAGCAAAAAAGAGGGAACGAGAGCAGAAGAGAAAAGATAaggaaaataacaaaagaaagaaaggtccTGTTCCAGTAATGAAGGCGATACTGAGGATGAAGGGTAGGCCCGCCAAAAAGGGTGCTGGGAGGAAATCCACAGTAGCTAAACAACTGTCAGCAAAATTCAGCAGTGCTACTGCACAGGACGATGAACAGAGTGCCAATAAACAGGACGACACATAG
- the LOC139967104 gene encoding uncharacterized protein, producing the protein MWIANQTRPDILFDACSLSAVFKKAKVSDLLETNKVVRRVQSENVTLKFPQLGHRSALKLLIYSDASLGHLPDGGSQGGYFIFLIGEEGQVAPLAWQSKRIRRVARSTLAAETLAMADAIDTGVFVAALLTELLYGVLNTLLLPFVCVTDNHSLFDNIYSTNLVHEKRLRIEIGGIKELLQTKKISAVKWYRAKSQVADCLTKKGASRLALLELLEGGILKLQD; encoded by the coding sequence ATGTGGATTGCTAACCAGACAAGACCTGATATTCTATTTGACGCCTGTTCTCTAAGTGCTGTATTTAAGAAAGCCAAAGTATCAGATCTCCTTGAAACCAATAAGGTAGTTCGGAGAGTTCAGTCAGAGAATGTCACTCTTAAATTCCCACAGCTTGGCCACAGGAGTGCATTAAAACTACTCATATACAGTGATGCCTCATTAGGCCATCTTCCAGATGGAGGTAGTCAAGGCGGTTATTTCATCTTCCTTATTGGAGAAGAGGGCCAAGTAGCTCCCCTTGCATGGCAATCTAAAAGGATAAGACGTGTGGCTAGGAGTACTCTTGCTGCTGAAACACTAGCTATGGCTGACGCAATTGACACAGGGGTTTTTGTAGCTGCCCTGCTCACTGAGCTTCTCTATGGGGTTTTAAATACCCTTCTACTGCCGTTTGTTTGTGTTACAGACAATCACTCCCTTTTCGATAACATATATTCAACCAATCTTGTGCATGAAAAGAGACTACGAATTGAAATTGGAGGGATTAAAGAACTACTTCAAACAAAGAAGATTTCAGCAGTTAAATGGTATCGGGCCAAATCCCAAGTAGCAGACTGTTTAACCAAGAAAGGAGCCTCTCGTCTTGCTCTTCTAGAACTACTTGAGGGAGGAATCCTGAAGCTTCAAGATTAG